The Streptomyces aurantiacus genome includes a region encoding these proteins:
- a CDS encoding sugar ABC transporter permease, which translates to MSTPRAATDPKSAVPDWAGPALESVLDRVAVTLAEAGDRFPLFAEPGSGRWTTTGRGSWTGGFWTGLLWLRARQSRQEADREAALRFTGRLADWVDTDTSTRGLILWYGTALADAPEAASLRLRAAEACRDAYDSELGVVPWGSAFGGPRLLARVDGVPGMVPLLASVDPRAAESHLRRHLELCAGEVPFRWSWRYERSVGWVPCDDPPPGWSRGRAWLLLAVADATRHLDPGDLRHAVSRLLPEPVVPPADEAHPDGPLDTSAAAITAVALLKLGHRAHAVALLDELVRTHVTPDGRLVNGCYDLASGTATHHQLIWGDFFLAYALAALTSLVDPHDA; encoded by the coding sequence ATGAGCACGCCACGTGCGGCGACGGACCCCAAGTCTGCCGTACCCGACTGGGCCGGGCCGGCGCTGGAGTCCGTCCTCGACCGGGTGGCCGTCACCCTGGCCGAAGCCGGCGACCGTTTCCCCCTGTTCGCGGAGCCCGGCAGCGGCCGGTGGACGACGACCGGGCGAGGCTCGTGGACGGGCGGCTTCTGGACGGGACTGCTGTGGCTCCGCGCCCGGCAGTCCCGGCAGGAGGCCGATCGCGAGGCGGCCCTGCGGTTCACGGGTCGGCTCGCCGACTGGGTGGACACCGACACGTCCACACGCGGACTGATCCTCTGGTACGGGACAGCTCTCGCCGATGCGCCTGAGGCCGCCTCTCTGCGCCTGCGGGCCGCCGAGGCCTGCCGGGACGCGTACGACTCCGAACTCGGGGTGGTTCCCTGGGGCTCGGCGTTCGGCGGGCCTCGCCTTCTGGCGCGCGTCGACGGGGTTCCGGGCATGGTGCCGCTGCTGGCCTCGGTGGACCCCCGGGCGGCCGAGTCCCATCTGCGCCGGCATCTGGAACTCTGCGCGGGCGAGGTCCCCTTCCGCTGGTCCTGGCGGTACGAGCGGTCTGTGGGCTGGGTTCCCTGCGACGATCCGCCGCCGGGTTGGAGCCGGGGCCGCGCCTGGTTGCTCCTGGCCGTCGCCGACGCCACGCGCCATCTCGACCCGGGCGATCTCCGTCACGCCGTGAGCCGCTTGCTCCCGGAGCCTGTGGTGCCTCCGGCCGACGAGGCACACCCCGACGGTCCTCTCGACACCTCCGCCGCCGCCATCACCGCGGTGGCCCTGCTCAAGCTCGGACACCGCGCCCACGCCGTCGCCCTGCTCGACGAACTGGTCCGCACCCATGTCACGCCGGACGGCCGCCTCGTGAACGGCTGTTACGACCTCGCCTCCGGAACAGCGACGCACCACCAGCTGATCTGGGGCGACTTCTTCCTCGCGTACGCACTCGCCGCGCTCACGAGCCTCGTCGACCCGCACGACGCCTGA
- a CDS encoding DUF1775 domain-containing protein — MHHPTLARSLRRLGALTAAAVAAAVVTAGPAAAHAEVEAEGARALDQNATLTFSAASESDSAGITKLEVILPKGITAEDITYKEGPKGWKLTPTSRGYTVSGTKLAVGEDADYVVTVRQLPDVKELAFKTLQSYDDGHTDRWIELDDSKEEGDGHGHGHPAPLLKLKPAAPGAKLVSPSPTEEPTTAAPSTDTASGEPATGTSTPAAESAADSSDGDDGMSIAVPLGIGAAVLLLGVGAWWFRSRRSGAV, encoded by the coding sequence GTGCATCACCCGACGTTGGCACGCAGTCTGCGCCGTCTCGGCGCCCTCACCGCGGCAGCCGTCGCGGCAGCGGTCGTCACAGCGGGTCCGGCCGCCGCCCACGCGGAGGTCGAGGCGGAGGGCGCCCGCGCCCTCGACCAGAACGCGACGCTCACCTTCTCCGCCGCGTCGGAGTCGGATTCGGCAGGTATCACCAAGCTGGAGGTGATCCTGCCCAAGGGAATCACCGCGGAGGACATCACCTACAAGGAGGGCCCCAAGGGCTGGAAGCTCACTCCCACCAGCCGTGGCTACACGGTCTCGGGAACCAAACTTGCTGTCGGTGAGGACGCCGACTACGTCGTCACCGTGCGGCAGTTGCCCGATGTCAAGGAACTGGCTTTCAAGACGCTGCAGAGCTACGACGACGGCCACACGGACCGCTGGATCGAACTGGACGACAGTAAGGAGGAGGGGGACGGCCACGGTCACGGGCACCCCGCGCCCCTGCTGAAGCTGAAGCCCGCCGCTCCGGGAGCGAAACTCGTGAGCCCCAGCCCGACGGAGGAGCCGACGACGGCCGCCCCTTCGACTGACACCGCCTCGGGCGAGCCGGCCACCGGGACGTCGACCCCGGCGGCCGAGTCCGCGGCGGACAGCTCGGACGGGGACGACGGCATGTCCATCGCCGTGCCCCTCGGTATCGGCGCGGCCGTCCTGCTGCTCGGCGTCGGTGCGTGGTGGTTCCGGAGCCGCCGCAGCGGCGCTGTCTGA
- the pntB gene encoding Re/Si-specific NAD(P)(+) transhydrogenase subunit beta has product MTTATAAEAAYVVAALLFILSLAGLSQHRTSRSGVVWGIAGMVIALAATVGLASRSITTPGLVLIAVATAVGAGIGLWRARVVEMTGMPELIAIMHSLVGLAAAFVGWNGYLDVAAGGHTGQEITGSLLRIHHAEVFIGVFIGAVTFTGSVVAYLKLSARIKSRPLMLPGRHALNLGALAAFAALTVAFVARPHMGLLIAVTVVALALGAHLVASIGGGDMPVVVSMLNSYSGWAAAASGFLLANNLLIVTGALVGSSGAYLSYIMCKAMNRSFLSVIAGGFGGETMAVSDDGEQGEHQEISAEETAELLRDASSVIITPGYGMAVAQAQYPVAELARKLRERGVDVRFGIHPVAGRLPGHMNVLLAEAHVPYDIALEMDEINDDFAATSVVLVIGANDTVNPSAAEDPASPIAGMPVLHVWEAAQVVVFKRSMATGYAGVQNPLFFRENTQMLFGDAKQRVEDILRGLDALDAPMPEMAGTSR; this is encoded by the coding sequence ATGACCACCGCCACGGCCGCAGAGGCCGCATACGTCGTCGCCGCGCTGCTGTTCATCCTCAGCCTCGCCGGACTCTCCCAGCACCGGACCTCCCGCTCGGGGGTCGTGTGGGGCATCGCGGGCATGGTCATCGCCCTGGCCGCCACCGTCGGTCTCGCCTCGCGGAGCATCACCACTCCCGGCCTGGTGCTGATCGCCGTAGCGACGGCCGTCGGCGCGGGCATCGGACTGTGGCGTGCCCGGGTCGTCGAGATGACCGGCATGCCGGAACTGATCGCCATCATGCACAGCCTCGTCGGCCTCGCCGCGGCCTTCGTCGGCTGGAACGGCTACCTCGACGTCGCGGCCGGGGGCCACACCGGGCAGGAGATCACCGGCTCGCTGCTGCGCATCCATCACGCCGAGGTGTTCATCGGCGTCTTCATCGGCGCCGTCACCTTCACCGGTTCCGTCGTCGCCTATCTGAAGCTGTCGGCGCGGATCAAGTCCCGCCCGCTCATGCTCCCCGGCAGACATGCCCTCAACCTGGGCGCGCTCGCCGCGTTCGCCGCGCTCACCGTGGCGTTCGTCGCACGCCCTCACATGGGACTGCTCATCGCGGTCACCGTGGTGGCACTGGCCCTCGGCGCACATCTGGTCGCCTCCATCGGCGGCGGCGACATGCCGGTGGTCGTCTCGATGCTCAACAGCTACTCCGGCTGGGCCGCGGCCGCCTCCGGCTTCCTCCTCGCCAACAACCTGCTGATCGTCACCGGGGCACTGGTCGGTTCCTCCGGCGCCTACCTGTCGTACATCATGTGCAAGGCGATGAACCGCTCCTTCCTCTCGGTGATCGCGGGCGGGTTCGGCGGCGAGACGATGGCCGTGAGTGACGACGGTGAGCAAGGAGAGCACCAGGAGATCAGCGCGGAGGAAACCGCCGAACTCCTGCGGGACGCCTCCTCGGTGATCATCACTCCGGGATACGGCATGGCGGTGGCCCAGGCGCAGTACCCCGTCGCGGAGTTGGCGCGCAAGCTGCGCGAGCGCGGCGTCGACGTGCGCTTCGGCATCCACCCGGTCGCCGGCAGGCTGCCCGGTCACATGAACGTGCTGCTGGCCGAGGCCCATGTGCCGTACGACATCGCGCTGGAGATGGACGAGATCAACGACGACTTCGCGGCCACCTCGGTCGTCCTGGTCATCGGTGCCAACGACACCGTCAACCCGTCCGCCGCCGAGGACCCGGCCAGTCCCATCGCCGGGATGCCGGTCCTGCACGTGTGGGAGGCGGCCCAGGTCGTGGTCTTCAAACGCTCCATGGCCACCGGGTACGCGGGCGTACAGAACCCGCTGTTCTTCCGGGAGAACACCCAGATGTTGTTCGGCGACGCCAAGCAACGGGTCGAGGACATCCTGCGCGGCCTCGACGCCCTCGACGCGCCGATGCCGGAGATGGCCGGCACGAGCCGCTGA
- a CDS encoding CoA transferase, producing the protein MATPATPAITRTGSPLDGLRLKSSGPPGPADGLVAEHLRLLGAQVDQICGSTFTVTGDGLGEVTARTTWGGAATDEATAQATTGIMAVHGRRDGSPRGLAVDYAATATGVLAVQGLLAGLVASARGAGRGAQVEVSAERAGLLAISQYLAASGAEEDEAAELAPGGPPFTSADGTVFELETLDPGVWAAFWRALDAPEEAIRQGWRPFQFRYATACAAFPQSLHETVRVNSWERVRHAAGSSSADVCPLRSLVERAAEYDGAPPWELTPHHAGHLPGGASDGLPLAGFTVLEAGRRIQAPLSAHLLGLLGAEVVRIEPPGGDPLRGMPPACSGVSARWLALNRGKKAVEVDIKSPAGRERLREMAADADVFLHNWAPGKAAQLGLDHEHLAAAHPALVYAYTSGWAGRLPDAPMGTDFMVQARTGVGEAVRPADEPPAPSLMTLLDVLGGLLGTEGILAGLLLRERTGRGVRVDSSLLGAADVLTAPGRARAAQGLDPRRPAGFRRPLPTADGWIALPDHGAIPYDVRELSTDQALEQLRERGLFAVPVVTDLTDLLSSGSISRDDHGAPAVPTPWSFA; encoded by the coding sequence ATGGCGACTCCAGCCACGCCGGCGATCACTCGGACGGGCAGCCCTCTCGACGGACTCCGGCTGAAGAGCTCTGGCCCGCCGGGTCCGGCGGACGGACTCGTCGCGGAGCATCTGCGGCTGCTCGGCGCCCAGGTCGACCAGATCTGTGGCAGCACGTTCACCGTGACCGGCGACGGCCTCGGCGAGGTCACCGCCCGCACCACCTGGGGCGGGGCCGCGACCGACGAGGCCACCGCTCAGGCGACGACGGGCATCATGGCGGTGCACGGTCGACGCGACGGCTCCCCGCGCGGCCTCGCCGTCGACTACGCCGCCACCGCCACCGGAGTGCTCGCCGTGCAGGGCCTGCTGGCCGGCCTCGTGGCCTCGGCCCGAGGGGCCGGACGCGGCGCACAGGTGGAGGTGAGTGCCGAGCGCGCCGGTCTGCTCGCGATCTCGCAGTACCTGGCCGCCTCCGGGGCCGAGGAGGACGAGGCCGCCGAACTCGCGCCGGGCGGACCGCCCTTCACCTCCGCCGACGGGACCGTGTTCGAGCTGGAGACACTCGACCCCGGCGTGTGGGCGGCGTTCTGGCGCGCCCTCGACGCTCCCGAAGAGGCGATACGTCAGGGGTGGCGGCCCTTCCAGTTCCGATACGCCACCGCGTGTGCCGCGTTCCCGCAGTCACTGCACGAGACGGTGCGGGTGAATTCCTGGGAGCGGGTCCGGCACGCCGCCGGGAGCTCCAGCGCCGACGTGTGCCCGCTGCGGTCGCTGGTCGAACGGGCCGCCGAGTACGACGGCGCGCCACCCTGGGAACTGACCCCGCACCACGCCGGTCACCTCCCGGGCGGAGCGAGTGACGGTCTGCCGCTGGCCGGGTTCACCGTCCTGGAGGCGGGCCGCCGCATTCAGGCCCCCCTCTCCGCGCATCTTCTCGGCCTGCTGGGCGCGGAGGTCGTCCGGATCGAGCCGCCGGGCGGCGACCCGTTGCGCGGTATGCCGCCCGCCTGCTCGGGTGTCTCGGCGCGATGGCTCGCACTGAACCGGGGCAAGAAGGCCGTCGAGGTGGACATCAAGTCCCCGGCCGGCCGGGAGCGTCTGCGGGAGATGGCCGCCGACGCCGATGTGTTCCTGCACAACTGGGCGCCCGGCAAGGCCGCACAGCTCGGCCTCGACCACGAGCACCTGGCCGCCGCACACCCCGCGCTCGTCTACGCGTACACCAGCGGCTGGGCCGGGCGGCTGCCGGATGCTCCCATGGGCACCGACTTCATGGTGCAGGCCCGTACCGGAGTGGGCGAGGCCGTACGGCCCGCCGACGAACCTCCCGCGCCGTCCCTGATGACACTGCTCGACGTGCTCGGCGGACTGCTCGGCACCGAGGGGATCCTGGCGGGGCTGCTGCTGCGTGAGCGCACCGGCCGCGGGGTGCGCGTCGACTCGTCCCTGCTCGGTGCCGCCGACGTGCTCACGGCGCCCGGCCGTGCCCGGGCCGCGCAAGGACTCGACCCGCGTCGGCCGGCCGGGTTCCGCCGCCCGCTGCCTACCGCCGACGGCTGGATCGCCCTTCCCGATCACGGCGCGATCCCGTACGACGTGCGCGAACTGTCCACCGATCAGGCTCTGGAGCAGCTGCGCGAGCGTGGTCTCTTCGCCGTCCCGGTCGTCACCGACCTCACCGATCTCCTCTCCTCCGGCTCGATCAGCCGCGACGACCACGGCGCACCTGCCGTCCCGACCCCCTGGAGCTTCGCATGA
- a CDS encoding acyl-CoA dehydrogenase family protein, with translation MEETTGAPKCPAETRELRDSVAAFVRDRVVPRESLLDAGGPEAAAVLRALQKAARAEGLWALPLPVELGGQGLPLGAYAHVAEAEGASDHGPAALGSAPLLDALMLWRHSAPDVRDPYAERLVAGEIRACYAMTEPETPGTDPFLTGTRAVSAEGGGWRVSGRKWFISGAADADLVTVLARTDGEPPHREGLSLFLVPTSASGFRVVRELPVFGTGGQWEIALDEVLVHGDHLIGDRGKALDIAGERLQLGRTLRCLRWLGQARRAFDLMRGRAMTRTRSRGPLGELQLVQQHVFESLLALRTTRPLVYEAVARLDAGLDAHVEVGLAKVAAARTLQQVADAAIQVHGAAGLGPDTALPSLFRTGRAARILDGPDELHITSVARRVLRTP, from the coding sequence ATGGAGGAGACCACCGGGGCGCCCAAGTGCCCAGCAGAAACACGGGAGTTGAGGGACAGCGTCGCGGCGTTCGTACGCGACCGGGTGGTGCCCCGTGAGTCGCTGCTGGACGCCGGCGGACCGGAAGCGGCAGCCGTCCTGCGTGCGTTGCAGAAGGCTGCGAGGGCCGAGGGTCTGTGGGCGTTGCCGCTTCCCGTCGAGCTCGGAGGGCAGGGGCTGCCGCTGGGGGCGTACGCGCATGTCGCCGAGGCCGAGGGAGCCAGCGACCACGGACCGGCCGCCCTCGGATCGGCGCCCCTGCTCGACGCGCTGATGCTCTGGCGGCACAGCGCCCCGGACGTCCGCGACCCCTACGCCGAGCGCCTGGTCGCAGGAGAGATACGGGCCTGCTACGCCATGACCGAGCCCGAGACGCCGGGCACCGACCCCTTCCTGACCGGCACACGTGCGGTGTCGGCCGAAGGCGGAGGCTGGCGGGTGAGCGGGCGGAAGTGGTTCATCAGTGGGGCGGCCGACGCCGACCTCGTCACGGTCCTCGCCCGCACCGACGGCGAACCGCCCCACCGCGAAGGGCTGTCGCTGTTCCTGGTACCCACCTCGGCATCCGGCTTCCGTGTGGTGCGTGAACTGCCCGTGTTCGGGACCGGCGGACAGTGGGAGATCGCTCTGGACGAGGTCCTGGTCCACGGGGACCACCTGATCGGCGACCGCGGCAAGGCTCTCGACATCGCGGGAGAACGGCTCCAACTCGGCCGTACCCTGCGCTGCTTGCGCTGGCTGGGTCAGGCACGCCGCGCCTTCGACCTGATGCGCGGGCGTGCCATGACCCGAACCCGCTCCCGGGGCCCGCTCGGCGAACTGCAACTCGTCCAGCAGCACGTCTTCGAGTCACTGCTCGCCCTGCGGACAACCCGCCCGCTCGTGTACGAAGCCGTTGCCCGCCTCGACGCGGGGCTCGACGCACATGTGGAGGTCGGACTGGCCAAGGTGGCAGCCGCCCGCACCCTCCAGCAGGTGGCCGACGCGGCGATCCAGGTCCACGGAGCAGCGGGTCTCGGCCCGGACACCGCGCTGCCCTCCCTGTTCCGCACCGGCAGGGCCGCCCGCATTCTCGACGGCCCGGACGAACTCCACATCACGTCGGTCGCGCGCCGGGTCCTGCGCACCCCCTAG
- a CDS encoding Re/Si-specific NAD(P)(+) transhydrogenase subunit alpha — MAEREPEQQAQRIGVPAESTAGETRVAATPATVGRLVALGYDVVVEPGAGESSRFSDAAYEQAGARLGDPWPAEIVLKVNSPSSEEIGRLRDGATLIALIAPALNPELVEELARRPITVLAMDAVPRISRAQSLDVLSSMANIAGYRAVVEAAHAFGRFFTGQVTAAGKVPPAKVLVAGAGVAGLAAIGAARSLGAVVRATDPRPEVAEQVRSLGGEFLEVRPEQAGREVSGDGYAKATSDDYNRLAARLYADQAADVDIVITTALVPGRPAPRLITAEDVARMKPGSVIVDMAAAQGGNVEGTVAGRAVVTGNDVTIIGYTDLPGRLPAQASQLYGTNLVHLMKLLTPGKDGRLVLDFDDVVQRSMTVVRDGEKTWPPPPVQVSAAPAPAPAQGPEAGVPGATAKPARSARSGYALVGAGALAFFLMTAFSPPQLIAHFTVFVLAIVIGFYVIGHVHHALHTPLMSVTNAISGIVVVGALLQIGHGNTVVTVLSFAAILLASINVFGGFAVTRRMLGMFSRG; from the coding sequence ATGGCGGAACGGGAACCGGAACAGCAAGCCCAGCGGATCGGGGTACCCGCCGAGTCCACCGCGGGCGAGACCAGGGTGGCGGCGACACCGGCCACCGTGGGCCGACTGGTCGCGCTGGGCTACGACGTGGTCGTGGAACCGGGGGCGGGGGAGTCGTCCCGCTTCTCCGACGCGGCCTACGAGCAGGCGGGCGCCCGCCTCGGTGACCCGTGGCCGGCCGAGATCGTACTGAAGGTCAACAGTCCTTCGAGCGAGGAGATCGGCCGGCTGCGCGACGGAGCGACACTGATCGCACTCATCGCCCCCGCGCTGAACCCGGAACTGGTCGAGGAGTTGGCCCGGCGGCCGATCACCGTGCTCGCCATGGACGCCGTCCCGCGCATCTCGCGCGCCCAGTCCCTGGACGTCCTCAGCTCGATGGCGAACATCGCCGGATACCGCGCCGTGGTCGAGGCGGCGCACGCATTCGGCCGATTCTTCACCGGACAGGTGACCGCCGCCGGCAAGGTGCCGCCGGCCAAGGTGCTCGTGGCCGGCGCCGGGGTGGCCGGACTCGCCGCGATCGGCGCGGCGCGCAGTCTCGGCGCCGTGGTCCGCGCCACCGACCCGCGGCCCGAGGTCGCCGAGCAGGTGCGCTCGCTGGGCGGGGAGTTCCTGGAGGTACGGCCCGAACAGGCAGGACGGGAAGTCAGCGGCGACGGATACGCCAAGGCCACCTCGGACGACTACAACCGGCTCGCCGCGCGGCTGTACGCCGACCAGGCCGCCGACGTCGACATCGTCATCACCACCGCGCTCGTCCCGGGCAGACCTGCGCCGAGGCTCATCACCGCCGAGGACGTCGCTCGGATGAAGCCCGGCAGCGTCATCGTCGACATGGCCGCGGCACAGGGCGGCAACGTCGAGGGGACGGTCGCGGGGAGGGCGGTCGTCACCGGCAACGACGTGACGATCATCGGCTACACCGACCTGCCCGGCAGGCTCCCGGCCCAGGCGTCACAGCTGTACGGCACCAACCTCGTCCACCTGATGAAACTGCTCACCCCCGGCAAGGACGGGCGGCTCGTCCTGGACTTCGACGACGTGGTGCAGCGGTCGATGACCGTGGTCCGCGACGGCGAGAAGACCTGGCCACCGCCACCCGTGCAGGTGTCCGCCGCGCCCGCCCCCGCCCCTGCCCAGGGCCCGGAAGCCGGAGTCCCCGGCGCCACGGCGAAGCCCGCCCGCTCCGCGCGGTCCGGGTACGCACTCGTCGGCGCCGGAGCCCTCGCGTTCTTCCTGATGACCGCCTTCTCGCCACCTCAACTGATCGCCCACTTCACGGTCTTCGTCCTGGCGATCGTCATCGGCTTCTACGTCATCGGCCATGTCCACCACGCGCTGCACACCCCGCTGATGTCGGTCACCAACGCGATCTCCGGAATCGTCGTGGTGGGCGCGCTGCTGCAGATCGGGCACGGAAACACCGTGGTGACCGTGCTGTCGTTCGCCGCGATCCTGCTGGCGAGCATCAACGTCTTCGGCGGATTCGCCGTCACCCGCCGCATGCTCGGCATGTTCTCGAGAGGCTGA
- a CDS encoding sigma-70 family RNA polymerase sigma factor, with protein sequence MITSTLPSAREDLREVSRDESITAWALAARSGDRDAVDLFVRSLHRDVRRYVTFLGADPQSADDLTQDTFLRALGSLHRFEGRSSARTWLLSIARRAVIDSIRHSASRPRVSSTDDWESAAERTQQVGLPGFDEGIALAQLLDMLPDDRREAFVLTQMVGLPYAEAAVVSDCPVGTVRSRVARARMSLIASLADDADGPRPAAIAA encoded by the coding sequence GTGATCACTTCTACCCTGCCCTCGGCGCGCGAAGATCTGAGAGAGGTCTCGCGCGACGAGTCGATCACGGCCTGGGCGCTGGCCGCCCGCAGTGGCGACCGCGACGCCGTCGATCTCTTCGTCCGATCCCTGCACCGAGACGTCCGCCGCTATGTGACGTTCCTCGGCGCCGACCCGCAGAGCGCCGACGACCTGACCCAGGACACGTTCCTGCGCGCCCTGGGCAGCCTGCACCGGTTCGAAGGCCGTTCCTCGGCGCGTACCTGGCTGCTGTCCATCGCCCGCCGGGCGGTGATCGACAGCATCCGCCACAGCGCCTCCCGCCCGCGCGTTTCGAGTACGGACGACTGGGAGTCGGCCGCGGAACGCACCCAGCAGGTCGGCCTGCCGGGCTTCGACGAGGGCATCGCCCTCGCCCAGTTGCTGGACATGCTCCCGGACGACCGCCGGGAGGCATTCGTCCTCACGCAGATGGTGGGGCTGCCCTACGCGGAGGCGGCTGTCGTCAGTGACTGCCCCGTCGGCACGGTGCGCTCACGAGTCGCCCGCGCCCGCATGTCGTTGATCGCGAGTCTGGCGGACGACGCCGACGGCCCCCGGCCGGCGGCCATAGCCGCCTGA
- a CDS encoding MFS transporter, whose translation MTAVLTCAMAFSMMQLFLLGALGPRLVDDLDVSPTVLGLTTTVGFGAAAVLSPAGGRLVDRFGPRRCLVALLLVSALALTLIGTASGSGFLLVAVALGGLPQALANPATNRTILAAVPAERRGPVTGTKQSGVQLGAFAAGLPLALLAGEVGWRGAVWAAAATALVTAVWAARILPADPPPKYAPASWTPRGTIAWLAVYSLLLGSGIASVNTYLALYGVRRLGLGPTAAAALVAVLGVAGIAGRLGWSRVAGRPGRAVWLPGGLAAGAVGSALLLAASAYAHPLAWVAAVVVGVFAVAANAVSMVLVMQRAAPGRAGQDSALVSAGFFAGFAIGPPLFGLLAAAGHYGAGWLLVAGEFLAACVVALLWAARERRPVVPG comes from the coding sequence ATGACCGCGGTGCTGACATGTGCCATGGCCTTCTCGATGATGCAGCTGTTCCTGCTCGGCGCCCTCGGCCCGCGACTCGTGGACGACCTGGATGTGTCGCCGACCGTGCTGGGCCTGACCACGACGGTCGGCTTCGGCGCGGCCGCCGTGCTCTCACCGGCCGGTGGACGCCTGGTGGACCGGTTCGGCCCGCGCCGCTGCCTCGTCGCGCTGTTACTGGTGTCGGCGTTGGCGCTCACACTGATCGGGACGGCATCCGGGTCCGGGTTCCTGCTGGTGGCGGTCGCACTGGGCGGGCTGCCACAGGCGCTGGCGAACCCCGCCACGAACAGGACGATCCTGGCCGCCGTCCCCGCCGAGCGTCGTGGCCCGGTGACCGGGACGAAGCAGTCGGGCGTGCAGTTGGGCGCGTTCGCCGCCGGATTGCCGCTGGCCCTGCTGGCCGGAGAGGTCGGCTGGCGGGGCGCGGTGTGGGCGGCCGCTGCGACAGCGCTGGTGACCGCGGTCTGGGCGGCACGGATCCTGCCCGCCGATCCGCCCCCGAAGTACGCACCCGCCTCCTGGACACCCCGGGGCACGATCGCCTGGCTGGCGGTCTACTCGCTCTTGTTGGGCTCCGGCATCGCCTCCGTGAACACCTATCTCGCCCTCTACGGCGTGCGGCGGCTCGGGCTCGGCCCGACTGCGGCCGCCGCTCTGGTGGCGGTGCTGGGCGTCGCCGGGATCGCCGGGCGACTGGGCTGGTCCAGGGTCGCGGGGCGGCCGGGCCGGGCCGTGTGGCTGCCGGGCGGCCTCGCGGCCGGGGCGGTGGGCTCGGCCCTGCTGCTCGCGGCCTCCGCGTACGCGCATCCGCTGGCCTGGGTCGCCGCGGTGGTCGTGGGCGTCTTCGCGGTCGCGGCGAACGCGGTCTCGATGGTGCTGGTGATGCAGCGTGCGGCTCCCGGCCGGGCCGGACAGGACTCGGCACTGGTCTCGGCCGGCTTCTTCGCCGGGTTCGCGATCGGTCCGCCACTGTTCGGGCTGTTGGCTGCGGCCGGTCACTACGGGGCGGGATGGCTGCTGGTCGCGGGAGAGTTCCTGGCCGCGTGCGTGGTGGCCCTCCTCTGGGCGGCGCGGGAGCGACGACCGGTCGTACCGGGATGA